GCGTTCGTCGAGGGCCAATCCGTGATCGATACGTCGAGCAATGCGTTGATGGATGCATTGTCGGGCATTGCTCATTTGTGCCGAGACTATGAGATCGAGATCCGACAACACGCGGCCGGTCCATCCGAGACAATAGACGTACAGGAATTGTCTCAAAACCGGGCCTCCCGGATCCGGGACCGATTATCGATATTTGGCGATCGGGATGCGATCATGCCGCGCGGTATGGGGGCAGAATACCCGCTTGATGACGGTAATAGTCCTGAAGCCCAAACACGCAATCAGCGCACCGAGTTCACGGTGCGCGACCGCGCGGATTAAAACCTGCAGACCAATCCCTGATCGGCGGGAACATTTGCCTCAACCGTATCCAGCCACGCTTGCGTGATTGCGTCGGCACCCTGAAGAGGCTTCGGAGTTACGAATGTTCGCGAGACCGGATAGAAGGCGACGAGATCCTTGCCCGTTCGCGCATCGAGTTCGCCAGGCGGTAATTGCTTGGCCCGATTAGCGGCATAGTCAGGCACGAAGAAAAGGGTAGGCGTTGGCCCCGGCAGTTCCCCGGCAGGGGCGCGATCCGTTTCCCAGTCTGTGGCCCCGATGACCATGCTATGGACGAGATTTGAGCCGCAGGTTTCATGCACCGAATTTGTCAGTTCCGGGCGCCCGACAAAGTCGACATAGGCGACCGATCCGTCGCCGCTATAGGTGCCGACATCATCGTAGGTGAGGACATCATCATACAAACCGCTCTTCTTTACGAACTCGACATTGCGCGGGGAGGTCAGGCCAACGGTTCGGACGCCGCGGCGCTGCAGGCTGTGAGCTGCGGCAATCGCCGTCTTGGATGAGGCGCTTGAGATCAGGGCAACGTCAGGACGCGGATCTGCCTCCATCAGAAAATCGCAAATCATCCACCCGGTCATGTAAAGCGGACGAAACAACATCTGCTCGGGCTCCGCGCCTTCGACATAAGCCGGATCTGTGCTCGTGAAGGCATAGGAATTATAGATGGGAGCCAGTCCCTGACGGTGTGCCGCGCCATCCATGAATCCTCGATCGGAAATGCGCATGGGGCTGACGATCAGCTCCTCGGATATCGGGAAATAGCCATAGACGCGCTGTCCTTCTGAGACACCTTCGGACTTGGATTCGGCAACGGTCGCGAAGCCCCAAACCGGCACCCGTCCTTGTCCATCATCGCCGGACGGGAAAAAATTCCAATAGTGCATCGGAGGTCCGCCAAACGCCGCGTAGGTGACATTGTTGGCAGTGAGGGCGAATGCATCGAGCCGCAGGCGGACATCCCCTTCAGCCAATGCTGCTGCAGGAGAGTCGATCCATTGAGTCTCTCGCAAGTTCGACTTTGAGATCAGATGTTGCTTGCTCATGATATCCTCCGTTTTGACAGCACCTTGAGCGGAGGATTGGCGAGAATCAAGCTTGACGTTGGAGCATCTAGTGGCGGGTCGGAGGCGTCGGCGGACCTGACTGCGATGATTCAAGATCGCGGACATGACGCCGTAAGGCGGCAAGTGCTTCGCGCGCCTCTTCGATAACGGCTGGGGCTTCTTCGCGATAGAATGTGAATTCCTGGCTATCTGGCGCGGCCAGGCAAGCTGCTTCCAGATCCTTCAACGCCCGCGACAGGACTTGTGCATAAAATACCCAGGGCGCGGATTTCAATACCATCTTGAATACCAAATAAAGAATCATATTTTTGGTACTAGAAAATAAGTATTCGCACAATCACTAAGTGTAAAAATATGAATGCGTTCAGAGGTGGATTGAGCGATTATTTGTTGTTCGCGGCGCGCGAAGCTTTCGTGCTGGTGATGAGCTCTGCGAAGGTCTGTGCGAGTTCAGGCGACTGAGCGCCTGGGGCGACGTGTTCGACCAGGGTTTGCGGAGCGATTGGTTCGCCTGATCTATTCTGAATCGCCAGCAGAGTGACTACCCCCGCATGGTTCTTGTCATTGCGCATAAACTTTTGACCGAGAACCAGGAAGCGGTCATCCCATCCATGAATCTGGGTCTCCAGCTTAAAGGGCTTGGGCGCTTGCAGCATTCGATTGATGGTCATGGTCTGACCGCATATTTCCAAACGCCAGCCATTCGACATGATCACTTTTCGCAGACCGGATCGCGTGAACAGGTCAACCCGCCCGAGATCGCTGAATGACAGGTAGCGACTATTGGTCATGTGCAGAAACATGTCCTGATCCGTCAGCCAGACCCGAAACTTCAAAAATGCAGGAGCCAAGATGGACGTGTGTCTGGCGCCAAATCGCGCGCGGATCATAACCCACAGAAGTCGGAATAGCAGATTCATGCGTGCCACTCCCGCGCGTCAGGCGCCGGCCGGGGCGGATAGGTCTTGTGGGATTGTCGGCTCATATTCATTGGGTGGGGACTTTATTCGGCGTGTTGCAGCCCAATCGGATCCACAATTCAAGAGGTAATTTGTTAATTTAGTCGCGCCAAAGCTTGTCTAATTCGGCAGCAATGGCGAACGCTTTTCTGGCTGAGGCGCCGCCAATTCGTAAACCGATCATCGCTGAACCTTCCAGAGCGGAGGGGTCGTCGCTCGCGCGGGCCCAGCGGCTACCCGCGACGAACCCTTCATCAAGCTCGGACAGGAAAGCGCCGAACTCTTCCTCTCGACCATCTGCAAACAGCGGAAGCCAGATCAGGAAGCGCGCCGTAGGCCACTTGTTCATTGCACGCGGCACCCAATTGGCCAGCGCATCCATGTCCGCTTCCGTCTCATAGCTTGGGTCCAGCATGACCAGCATTTCTTCACCGCGTCGAGGTTGCAGGCGCAGAGCGCCGCGATAGCCGTCCTCCTTGCGGATCTGGACGCGGTCATCCTTTCGCAAGGCTTGCGATAGCGCCTTGTGCTCGGCCGGGTGCAGCTCAAACAGAGCCAGCCGCGCCTTGGGTCCGAGCATCTGTGTGGCCAGGGCCGGGGATCCGGGATAGGAGCCCGCGCCCTTGGACTGCACATGCCGCAGCCAGGGTTGCAGCGCGTCTGCAGCCTTTCTCGCCTTCGGCAGGGCGAGCACACCGGTTTCTGCCTCTCCGGTCTTTGTCGCTTGCGCACTCTTCAGATCGTAAAACCCGCGCGCAGCGTGGGTTTCGACGTAGAGCAAGGGCCGGTCAGCCTCCGCCTCGGTTTCCAGCACAGCATGCAGGACCGCGTGCTTCAGAACGTCGGCCTTGTTGCCGGCATGGAAACCGTGTTGGTAGGAGAGCATGGGGGGCTACTCGTCGCGCTCTGCCAGGGATGCTTGACGAATGGCTTCAAACTCATTGCCAGGATACCAGGTCGGCCAGATGTCGGACTGGACAATTTTCAAGCCGACAGAGTAAAGCGCTTCAACATCCTGCTCCATGCCTGACAGGTCCCAGTCTGCCTCATACTCATCCATCGGTTTGTGATAGCGCTGCGCCGTGTAAACGTCGCCAATGGCTTTGCCAGCGGCTTCGCCGCCATCGATCTTGTCGATCCCGCCATCGGCGTAAAGCATCGGCACACCTTTCTTGGCGAACGAGACATGGTCGGAGCGATAAAAGTATCCGGCTTGCGGATTCGGATCCGGCACGATCACGCGCCCGACTTCATCCAGATGTTGCTTGAGCAAGTCCTCGAGTTCCGAGGCGCCGTATCCGACCACGACCATGTCATTGGTCGGACCAACCGGAAGCATCGCATCCATATTGAGCCCGGCAACGATCTGATTCATAGGAACGGTGGGGTTCTCCGCATAGAACGCCGAGCCCAGAAGGCCGGACTCTTCCAGGGTGACCGCAAGGAACAAGGCGGATCGGTCAATCTCTTCGGCCGCCAAGGCTTCCGCCATTTCAAGCAGAGCTGACGTGCCAGTCGCATTATCGACGGCGCCATTGAAGATGCTGTCACGATAAAAGTCTTGCGTTGCGCCACCTTCTCTTTCCTCGGACTTCTTTCCAAGGTGATCCCAGTGGGCGGTGAACAGCATGTATTCATCTGGCGCTGTCGATCCCGGCAACATGCCGACGACATTGCGAGACTCTGTTCTGCTGACCGACTGAGCCAGGCTGCCGCTTACTGAGAGATTCCCCATATCGACTGAGCGGAAGCCTTGCGTCTTGGCGGCGTCCTTCATTTCAGAAAAATCGAGACCGGCTTCGGCAAACAAGGCGCGCGCGGTTTCTTCGGTGATCCAGGACTCGAAAAGTGTGCGATTGTCGCCTCCATCGGCTCGGACCAGATCGGCCTGCGCGCCCGACCAGGAGTTGGCCACCACGTCCCAGCCGTAAGAAGCTGGCGCGGTTTCGTGAACAACAATCGCTCCGGTCGCCCCCTGTCGGCCTGCTTCCTCAAACTTGTAAGTCCAGCGCCCATAATAGGTCATCGACTTGCCATTGAAGAGTTCGCCTTCGAGTGCATAGCCTGGATCATTGACCAACATGACCACGGTTTTGCCTTCGACATCCAGGCCTGCATAATCGTCCCAACCGTATTCCGGTGCGACCACGCCATAGCCGACGAAGACCAGCTCGGAGTCATTCCATTCAGCTTCACCCCGGTCCTGCTTCTTGGTCCAGAGAACAGTGTCTTCCTTGAGCGTCATCGGGAAGTCTTCACCCGAGGCTCCGCCTGAAAAGGTCAGGGAAGAGGCGTTTTCGTCGAGGGTCTGTTCGACCATCCCCACGGTCTGAAACCAGCTACCATTCTCTCCAGCAGGCTGCAGGCCGACGCGTTCCATTTCCGCGGCAATCCAATCCGCCGCCTGTTCGCCTTTTTCGGCCGCTGGCGCACGGCCTTCGAACGCATCATCTGCGAGCGCAACAATTCTCTGGCGAAGATCGTCAGCGCTGATCGCGGCGCTCGTGCCCTCAGGCAGTGGCATCAGTAATCCGGGGGCGCCCGTCGCTTCGGTTTCCACCGTCGCGGACGATTCCGGAGCTATCGGGTCGGTTTCCTCACCAACTTGTCCGCACGCTGTGATCAACGCAAGGACAGACGCAGTCATTGTGAGACGGATCATGGTCTCTCGCTCCTGTCTTGTTTCGATTATGGCGCCCGGTGTGGCACACGGCGAAAAGAGCGACAAGGTTGCTTATGAAACCGTTTCATCTCCGGGCAGTGGGATGAATTCGTTTTCGCCCTCCGGCAAAGTAAAGGGCGTGTCCGTCCACCCCCCAGCGGCCGACGCGCGCCAATCGGCCTTTGCCTGTTCAATGCGGTCGGTGTCTGTGGCGACAAAGTTCCAGTCGATCTTTCGTGGACCATCCATGGTCTCGCCGCCCGCCAGCATGAATCGTGTGCCTTCGGAAACCGTGACCGGAATATCCACACCCGGCGACAGGATTGCCATTTGCCCGGCTTCAACGGTTAGACCGTCGATCGTGGCAGATCCGTATGCCACATAGAGCGCGCGTTCCTGCGCTTCTTCGCGGCCTATGGTGAAGTCAGCGCCTTTGTCGGCTTCGGCTCCGACATACCAGATGCCCCATGGGAACTCGACGGGCGAGGCGTGGCCAAAGGCTGTGCCTGCCAGAACGCGTGCATGGGCGCCGCCCAAGTCAAATTCCGGCAAGGTCTCGGCCGGGTGATGGACAAAATCTGGCGCGACCTCGGTATGACCTTTTGGCAAGGCGACCCAGGTCTGGATTCCATGCATAGACTGCCCGCTGGCGCGTTCTTCGTCCGGGGTGCGCTCGGAATGGCAGATCCCGCGGCCGGCGGTCATCCAGTTCACCGCGCCTGGGCGAATTACCAGGTCATTGCCGAGATTATCCTTATGGCGGATTGCGCCTTCAAACAGGAAGGTCACGGTTGAAAGGCCGATATGCGGGTGCGGCCGCACATCAAAGCCCTTGCCGGGGGCGTAATCGACAGGTCCGAAATGGTCAAAAAAGATAAAGGGACCAACCATCTTGCGGCTGTGGAACGGCAAGATCCGGCGGACAACAAAGCCGTCGCCCAGGTCTTTTTCTCGCGGTTTTATGATTTGCTCAATCAAGCCAGTCATGGTTCTGATCCTCATGTTTATCGCTTCTGGAATGACCTAGATCAATGAGCACCGATCTCCATGATTTCGTAGCCGAGATCCGCGCATGTCAATTATGCAAGGCCGACATGGAACGCTCGCCACGCCCAGTTTTGCAGGTGTCCGAGACCGCCAGAATCCTGATCGCGGGTCAGGCACCCGGTAACCTGGCAATGGAGTCCGGGCGTCCATTTACCGATCCCTCCGGCGTGCGCCTGCGCGAGTGGTTGCAGATGGATGAGAAGACATTCTATGACGCTTCCAAGGTCGCGATCGTGCCGATGGGATTCTGTTTCCCGGGTTATGACATGAATGGTGGTGACATACCGCCGATGAAACGCTGCGCGGAAACCTGGAGGCAACCTTTGCTCGATCGCCTGCCGAACATTGGCCTGACCTTGCTGATCGGTGGCTATGCCCAGAAATGGCATATTGGCGATCAGATGGAGAAAACCCTCACGGCTACCGTCAAAAAGTGGCAGAGTTTTCTCGACCAAGGCGTCATTGTTACGCCACATCCAAGCTGGAGAAATAATGCATGGCTCAAACGCAATCCCTGGTTCGAAACCGAACTCTTGCCCGAATTGCGAAAGCGGGTGCAGGTTTTGTTGTCCTGATCGCGGCAGCGTTCGGATTTCTGGCCGCGTGCGTCACACCGGCCACTATGAAACCTCTGGTCCTGGAGAATCCGCCCATGCCGACCCTCGAGCCTGAATCAAATCGCATGATCAGTTTTGACGGGGCTGAACTTGGCCTGACGGTCTGGGAGACTGATGAACCACCGGAAATCGTCGTGGTCGGTGTGCACGGCATGAATGACTATGCCAATGCCTTCCACATGGCGGCACCCTACTGGGCCGAGCGGGGCGTTATGACCTATGCCTATGACCAACGCGGATTTGGTCGTTCCTATGGACGCGGCGAATGGCCGAATGAGGACGATATGCGCGAGGATCTGCGCACCGCCGTGCGCTTGGTCAAAGCCGAACACCCTGACACCACGCTGGCCGTGGTCGGTATTTCCATGGGCGGGGCCATGACCATGACGGCGTTTGGCTCCGGTGATCCGCCAGAAGGCGTTGATCGCGTTGTATTCTCAGGGCCGGGTTTGCGGGGATGGGGCTCGATCCCGGCGGTGCAGCGTGTCGCCTTGTGGACCAGCGTTCGGGTTCGCCCCGGCTGGGTCGTGCGTCCGCCGCGGTTTGTGAAGATCGAGCCGAGCGACAATATCGAAATGCTGCAACGTCTGTGGACGGACCCACTCGGCATTCGCACCAACAAGATTGAACAGGTCCACGGCGTGGTGACGCTGATGGAAAACGCGCACAAGGCAGCGCCGGATCTGCCGGCCGACACGCCCATGCTCCTGACTTATGGAGCTAAGGATATTGTCATTCCAAAGCGCGGTGTGCGTCGCACGGCCAAGATCCTGCCAGATCATGTGCGGACCGCCTATTATCCAGAGGGGTATCACATGCTTCTGCGCGACCTTCAGTCGGAGGTCGTGTTTGAGGATGTACTCACGTTCCTGCGTGACCCCGACGCGCCATTGCCAAGCAATGTTGATGAAGTTCCCGGAAGAACACCAAACTGATTGTTGACCCCGCGCCAAGAGGCGTTACACCGCCGCTTTGTTTCAAATGCAACCATGACGATGGGCAGCGACCATGTTCGACAATCCTTCCTTTGATGATCATGAAGGGGTTCATTTCTTTTCGGATGCGGAAAGTGGCCTGCGTGCCGTGATTGCCGTCCACTCGACCGCGCTCGGTCCGTCCTCCGGCGGCACGCGCATGTGGGACTATCCAGACAGCCATTCCATGGTGACAGACGCGCTGCGCCTCAGCCAGGGGATGAGCTACAAGAATGCCATGGCGTCTATCCCACATGGCGGCGGCAAAGCGGTGATCTGGGGCAATTCAAAAACTGACAAATCAGAGGCTCTGTTCCGCGCGTTCGGGCGGGCTGTAGACAGTTTACAGGGCCGTTACTGGACGGCTGAGGATGTCGGGATCGATACCGCCGATATCGAGGTCGCCGCACAGGAGACCCGTTTCGCAGCTGGCTTGACGACAGGGGCAGCCGCAAGTGGTGATCCATCGCCCGTCACCGCCCTTGGCGTGTTCCGAGGCATCCAGCAAACGGCTTTGCGCGCTTTTGGCAGTTACGACCTGAACGGCAAGACGATTGCTGTGCAGGGAGTTGGCTCAGTGGGCGGCTATGCGTGCGAACATCTTGCGGAAGCTGGTGCAAACCTGGTGATCACAGACATTGACCAGGATGCCCTGACTGAGATCGCCTCAAAGACCGGCGCCAAGATCGTTACGCCTGACGAGATTTACGATGTCGATGCCGACATCTTTTCGCCCAATGCCCTCGGCGCGATCATCAATGAGGACACGCTGAAACGCCTCAAGGTGAAAGTCATCGCCGGCGGCGCCAATAATCAGCTGGTGACGCCTGCCATGGGTGAGTTCGTGCGGCGCGCCGGGATTCTCTACGCGCCCGATTACGTGATTAATGGCGGCGGGATCATCAATGTGGCGGCCGAAATTTCGGGCGAATACTCACGCGCCTGGGTTGATCAGAAGCTCGATACTCTGATGGACACGCTGGGCAGCGTTCTCGACGACGCACTTTCGAGCGGACGGCCTACAAATGAAGTCGCCGACGAAATTGCCCGCGCTCGCATCGCTGCGGCGCGCGCTTAACGGCATTAAGGCGATCTCTAGAGAGCCGGCTGGATCGGCCCGTCGGCGCGCCCGTGGACGAACTGATCCACATGTTCATTGCCGCTATTATCGATCATGCTGGCAGGTCCTCGCCAGATAATCTTGCCTTCGAACAGCATCGCGATTTCGTCTGCAATCTTGCGCGCACTCGCCATATCATGCGTGATCGAGATGGCTGCCGCACCTAGGGCCTTGGTCTGCTCGACAATCAGATCATTGATGGCATCCGCGGTGATTGGATCCAGTCCTGTGGTTGGCTCATCAAAGAAGATGAGTTCCGGTCGGGAGACAATTGCGCGCGCCAGGCCAACCCGTTTCTGCATCCCACCCGAGATCTCGGCCGGTGTCAGGTCAGCGACGTCAGAGCCGAGTCGGACCTGCTTCAAGGTCTCGATGGCGCGCTCTTTCGCGTCCTTGCGCTTCATGCCGTCCGCATTGAGCAGGCGGAAGGCGATATTTTCCCAGACAGTCAAACTGTCGAACAGAGCGGCCGACTGAAACAGCATGCCGATCCTGGCCCGCATGGCTTCGCGTGTCTTACCCTGATCACGGGTCACGTCGATACCGTCGAAGAGGATCTGCCCCTTGTCGGGCGTCATCAGACCGAGCGCGTTTTTCAGCATCACGGATTTGCCTGAGCCGGATCCACCCAGAACGACCAGCGACTTGCCGGGCGCCACGTCGAGATCCACGCCGGTCAGAACCTGATTGGGACCGAACGATTTGTGGACGTCTTTAAGTTCAAGAAGCGGCTGTGTACTCATGATCCGAAATTTACCAGAAGCGTTGATATGAGATAGTTGAAGGCGAGGATCAGGACCGCTGCGCCGACCATGGCGAAGGTTGCGGCACGGCCGACCCCAGTGGCTCCTGCGCTCGATTTATCCCCATGATAACAGCCGAGTATCGCAATCACGCCGCCAAAGACGACAGCCTTGATCAGGCCAACCGTGACATCTTGCCAGGTCAAGAAATCCATCGTGTTGCGCAGGTAGGTCGTCGAGTCGAACCCGAGCCCGAGTGTGCTGACGGCCCAGCCGCCCATTACTCCGATCACGTCGGCAATAATGACCAGCAAGGGAAGGGTGATGATCCCGGCCAGGAAGCGCGGTGCGTAGAGATAACGGAACGGATTGGCGCTCAGCGTTTTCAGGGCGTCGATCTGTTCGGTCACCCGCATTGCCCCGATCTCAGCAGCGATCCCTGCAGAGACGCGGCCGGCCAACATCAAGCCTGTGATCGTCACCCCAAGCTCGCGCGTGATGCCCAGCACCACGATGTTCGGCACAAACTGTTCAGCACCAAACCGGCTGCCGCCGGAATAGATGTTGAGGGCCAGTGCGGCGCCGATAAAGATGGCCGACAGACCGACGACGGGCAGGCTGTAGAATCCGATTGCGATTATCTGACGGATGATCTGGGCCGGATACCAACGCGGGCTGAAGCTCGCGCCCATGGTCTTGGCCGTGAAGATCGATAGGCGGCCGACTTCGCCGAGCATGGCCAGCGTAGCTCCGCCCAACCATTGCAGCGGATTCGGGAAGCCCGACTTAGCTTTCGTAGATGCGTTTGACACGAGGCGTCAGTCCTGTGGTGAGTTCATAACCAATGGTGCCCGCCAGGGCGGCTTGCTCTTCTAATGGAGCGTCTGGTCCGATCAATTGGGCATAAACACCAGGGCGTGCAAGATCGGCGGCGTTTGTGACGTCAATTGTAATCAAATCCATAGACACTCGGCCAACGATCGGACAGCGCTTGCCGCCAAGGCTGGCAAATCCCTTGTTTGACGCCGAACGCGGAACGCCGTCGCCGTACCCGATCGCAAGCGTCGCCAATAGGGTCGGTTCGGCTGCGCGCCAGGTGGCGCCATAGCCAACGGTTTCGCCGGCTTCAATCTGACGGATCTGCAAGATCGGGGCTTCCAATGTCATACCCGGTTTGAGCGTCCCGGAATCAGGCGGATGCCCGCCGCCATAAAGCGCTATTCCCGGTCGAGACAAGGAGTGATGATAGTTCTTGCCGAGCCAGACACCGCCAGAATTGGCCAAACTGAGTGCAATGCCAGGGAAAGCCTCGCTGATCGCGGCGAGCGCCTCCGCCTGATGAGCATTCATGCCCGATTGAGCGTCCTCGGAACAGGCGAGGTGGGACATGATC
This DNA window, taken from Hyphomonas sp. Mor2, encodes the following:
- a CDS encoding DUF2855 family protein, whose product is MSKQHLISKSNLRETQWIDSPAAALAEGDVRLRLDAFALTANNVTYAAFGGPPMHYWNFFPSGDDGQGRVPVWGFATVAESKSEGVSEGQRVYGYFPISEELIVSPMRISDRGFMDGAAHRQGLAPIYNSYAFTSTDPAYVEGAEPEQMLFRPLYMTGWMICDFLMEADPRPDVALISSASSKTAIAAAHSLQRRGVRTVGLTSPRNVEFVKKSGLYDDVLTYDDVGTYSGDGSVAYVDFVGRPELTNSVHETCGSNLVHSMVIGATDWETDRAPAGELPGPTPTLFFVPDYAANRAKQLPPGELDARTGKDLVAFYPVSRTFVTPKPLQGADAITQAWLDTVEANVPADQGLVCRF
- a CDS encoding acyl-CoA thioesterase, producing the protein MNLLFRLLWVMIRARFGARHTSILAPAFLKFRVWLTDQDMFLHMTNSRYLSFSDLGRVDLFTRSGLRKVIMSNGWRLEICGQTMTINRMLQAPKPFKLETQIHGWDDRFLVLGQKFMRNDKNHAGVVTLLAIQNRSGEPIAPQTLVEHVAPGAQSPELAQTFAELITSTKASRAANNK
- the rlmJ gene encoding 23S rRNA (adenine(2030)-N(6))-methyltransferase RlmJ; its protein translation is MLSYQHGFHAGNKADVLKHAVLHAVLETEAEADRPLLYVETHAARGFYDLKSAQATKTGEAETGVLALPKARKAADALQPWLRHVQSKGAGSYPGSPALATQMLGPKARLALFELHPAEHKALSQALRKDDRVQIRKEDGYRGALRLQPRRGEEMLVMLDPSYETEADMDALANWVPRAMNKWPTARFLIWLPLFADGREEEFGAFLSELDEGFVAGSRWARASDDPSALEGSAMIGLRIGGASARKAFAIAAELDKLWRD
- a CDS encoding M28 family metallopeptidase, producing the protein MIRLTMTASVLALITACGQVGEETDPIAPESSATVETEATGAPGLLMPLPEGTSAAISADDLRQRIVALADDAFEGRAPAAEKGEQAADWIAAEMERVGLQPAGENGSWFQTVGMVEQTLDENASSLTFSGGASGEDFPMTLKEDTVLWTKKQDRGEAEWNDSELVFVGYGVVAPEYGWDDYAGLDVEGKTVVMLVNDPGYALEGELFNGKSMTYYGRWTYKFEEAGRQGATGAIVVHETAPASYGWDVVANSWSGAQADLVRADGGDNRTLFESWITEETARALFAEAGLDFSEMKDAAKTQGFRSVDMGNLSVSGSLAQSVSRTESRNVVGMLPGSTAPDEYMLFTAHWDHLGKKSEEREGGATQDFYRDSIFNGAVDNATGTSALLEMAEALAAEEIDRSALFLAVTLEESGLLGSAFYAENPTVPMNQIVAGLNMDAMLPVGPTNDMVVVGYGASELEDLLKQHLDEVGRVIVPDPNPQAGYFYRSDHVSFAKKGVPMLYADGGIDKIDGGEAAGKAIGDVYTAQRYHKPMDEYEADWDLSGMEQDVEALYSVGLKIVQSDIWPTWYPGNEFEAIRQASLAERDE
- a CDS encoding pirin family protein encodes the protein MTGLIEQIIKPREKDLGDGFVVRRILPFHSRKMVGPFIFFDHFGPVDYAPGKGFDVRPHPHIGLSTVTFLFEGAIRHKDNLGNDLVIRPGAVNWMTAGRGICHSERTPDEERASGQSMHGIQTWVALPKGHTEVAPDFVHHPAETLPEFDLGGAHARVLAGTAFGHASPVEFPWGIWYVGAEADKGADFTIGREEAQERALYVAYGSATIDGLTVEAGQMAILSPGVDIPVTVSEGTRFMLAGGETMDGPRKIDWNFVATDTDRIEQAKADWRASAAGGWTDTPFTLPEGENEFIPLPGDETVS
- a CDS encoding uracil-DNA glycosylase family protein, producing the protein MSTDLHDFVAEIRACQLCKADMERSPRPVLQVSETARILIAGQAPGNLAMESGRPFTDPSGVRLREWLQMDEKTFYDASKVAIVPMGFCFPGYDMNGGDIPPMKRCAETWRQPLLDRLPNIGLTLLIGGYAQKWHIGDQMEKTLTATVKKWQSFLDQGVIVTPHPSWRNNAWLKRNPWFETELLPELRKRVQVLLS
- a CDS encoding alpha/beta fold hydrolase yields the protein MAQTQSLVRNRTLARIAKAGAGFVVLIAAAFGFLAACVTPATMKPLVLENPPMPTLEPESNRMISFDGAELGLTVWETDEPPEIVVVGVHGMNDYANAFHMAAPYWAERGVMTYAYDQRGFGRSYGRGEWPNEDDMREDLRTAVRLVKAEHPDTTLAVVGISMGGAMTMTAFGSGDPPEGVDRVVFSGPGLRGWGSIPAVQRVALWTSVRVRPGWVVRPPRFVKIEPSDNIEMLQRLWTDPLGIRTNKIEQVHGVVTLMENAHKAAPDLPADTPMLLTYGAKDIVIPKRGVRRTAKILPDHVRTAYYPEGYHMLLRDLQSEVVFEDVLTFLRDPDAPLPSNVDEVPGRTPN
- a CDS encoding Glu/Leu/Phe/Val dehydrogenase dimerization domain-containing protein; amino-acid sequence: MFDNPSFDDHEGVHFFSDAESGLRAVIAVHSTALGPSSGGTRMWDYPDSHSMVTDALRLSQGMSYKNAMASIPHGGGKAVIWGNSKTDKSEALFRAFGRAVDSLQGRYWTAEDVGIDTADIEVAAQETRFAAGLTTGAAASGDPSPVTALGVFRGIQQTALRAFGSYDLNGKTIAVQGVGSVGGYACEHLAEAGANLVITDIDQDALTEIASKTGAKIVTPDEIYDVDADIFSPNALGAIINEDTLKRLKVKVIAGGANNQLVTPAMGEFVRRAGILYAPDYVINGGGIINVAAEISGEYSRAWVDQKLDTLMDTLGSVLDDALSSGRPTNEVADEIARARIAAARA
- a CDS encoding ATP-binding cassette domain-containing protein, with translation MSTQPLLELKDVHKSFGPNQVLTGVDLDVAPGKSLVVLGGSGSGKSVMLKNALGLMTPDKGQILFDGIDVTRDQGKTREAMRARIGMLFQSAALFDSLTVWENIAFRLLNADGMKRKDAKERAIETLKQVRLGSDVADLTPAEISGGMQKRVGLARAIVSRPELIFFDEPTTGLDPITADAINDLIVEQTKALGAAAISITHDMASARKIADEIAMLFEGKIIWRGPASMIDNSGNEHVDQFVHGRADGPIQPAL
- a CDS encoding ABC transporter permease translates to MSNASTKAKSGFPNPLQWLGGATLAMLGEVGRLSIFTAKTMGASFSPRWYPAQIIRQIIAIGFYSLPVVGLSAIFIGAALALNIYSGGSRFGAEQFVPNIVVLGITRELGVTITGLMLAGRVSAGIAAEIGAMRVTEQIDALKTLSANPFRYLYAPRFLAGIITLPLLVIIADVIGVMGGWAVSTLGLGFDSTTYLRNTMDFLTWQDVTVGLIKAVVFGGVIAILGCYHGDKSSAGATGVGRAATFAMVGAAVLILAFNYLISTLLVNFGS
- the alr gene encoding alanine racemase — encoded protein: MSLRPRARIHLANIADNWRSLHEAQTSGVVAAVVKADAYGHGLARVAETLHDAGCDHFFVAHGFEAEQVRATLGSHPNIYILNGPSPDEEALYRENALTPVINSSFQFRTMAEWLVDGVRMPRGYALHFDTGMNRLGLPARDAADLAEATDGRDPVLIMSHLACSEDAQSGMNAHQAEALAAISEAFPGIALSLANSGGVWLGKNYHHSLSRPGIALYGGGHPPDSGTLKPGMTLEAPILQIRQIEAGETVGYGATWRAAEPTLLATLAIGYGDGVPRSASNKGFASLGGKRCPIVGRVSMDLITIDVTNAADLARPGVYAQLIGPDAPLEEQAALAGTIGYELTTGLTPRVKRIYES